CAGGCGTCACGCTGACCGGCCATGTGGAAAGCATCGGCCCCGCGACGGGGTCGCAATACGCGCTGATCCCGGCGCAGAACGCCACGGGCAACTGGGTCAAGGTGGTGCAGCGGCTGTCGGTCCGCATTCACGTGGACACTGACACCGCCCACCCCTTGCGCGACGGGATGAGCGTCAAGGTCACGGTCGATACCGGAACATCCCGGCTGGACGCCCTGCTATGAGCGAGCCGTCCGCCCCGCATTTGCAGGTGGCCCATCGGGGCTGGCTGACTGCGGCCATCATGCTGGCCACCGTCATGCAGGTGCTGGACACAACGATTGCCAACGTGGCCCTGCCGCATATGGCCGCCAGCCTGAGTGCGAGCCAGGAGGAAATCACCTGGGTGCTGACCTCCTATATCGTGGCCGCGGCCGTGGCGACGCCGCTGACCGGCTGGATGGCGGCAACGCTGGGTCGGCGCGCGGTGTTCGTGACGGCCATTGCCGGGTTCACCGGGGCCTCGCTTCTCTGCGGGATGGCGACGTCCCTGCCCGAGATGGTGGCGTTCCGCATCGTGCAGGGCATCTTTGGCGCGGTTCTTGTGCCCTTGGCGCAATCGGTCATTCTGGACATCAACCCCAAGGAAAAGATCGGGCAAGCCATGGCGATCTATGGGGCGGGGATCATGGTCGGGCCGATCGCCGGGCCGACGCTGGGCGGCTGGCTGACCGAGAGCTTCAACTGGCGCTTCGTCTTCCTCGTCAACCTGCCCATCGGGATCCTCGCCCTTCTGGGCGTTCTGATCTTCATGCCGCGGGATGAAACGCGCCGCCGCCCGTTCGACTTTTTCGGGTTTGCCATGCTGGCCATCGCGTTGGCCGCGCTGCAACTGATGCTGGACCGCGGGCAGCAGGCCGACTGGTTCGCCTCGCTGGAGATCTGGACCTATCTCGTCCTGATGCTCAGCGGGTTCTGGGTCTTCCTGATCCATTGCTGGACGGCAGAGCATCCGTTCATCGACCTGCGCATGTTCCGCGACCGGAACCTGTCGCTGGGGCTGGTGTTCATCTTCATGATCGGTCTGACGCTGTTCTCGGGCCTTGCGCTGCTGCCGCCGCTTTTGCAGCACATCATGGGCTATCCGGTCGTGACCACGGGGCTTGTGATGGCGCCGCGGGGCGTGGGCACCATGATCTCGATGATCCTGGCGGGGCGGCTGGTCAACCGGGTCGGGGCGCAACGGCTGATCCTTGTGGGCCTTGCCCTTTCGATCTGGTCGCTCTGGATGATGGCGGGGTTCGAAACGTCGATGGACAGCCGCCCGGTCATCGTCTCGGGCTTCATTCAGGGGCTGGGGCTTGGCCTTGTCTTCGTGCCGCTCTCGACGCTGACATTCGCCACCATCGCGCAGGACTATCGCGGCGATGCCACCGCGATGTTCAGCCTTCTGCGGAATGTCGGCTCCGGCGTCGGAATCTCCATCGTCACGACAACCCTGTCGCGGATGATCTCGGTCAACCACGAGGAACTGGCCGGGCGGCTGACGATGGATGCGCCGCAGGTCTTGCGGGATGTGCCGGGGCTGGTTGGGCACAATCCGACAGTGGCCGCGCAGGTGGAGACACTGGTGACGCAACAGGCCTCGATGATCGCCTATGCGGACAATTTCGTTTTGATGCTGATCTTCACGGCCTGCGTGATCCCCATCGCCTTGCTGCTCCGGGCGCCGAAGGCCGCGCCTGTGTGAGCGTCGGTCAGGGGCGCGACCGCCCTCGGCCGGCCGTCAGCAGGGCCGGCCCGCTGGCTGCGGCGCCCAGCCGGTCGTCGGGGTTGCGCAAGGGGCAGTCCTCTTTCGACAGGCAGCCGCAGCCGATGCAGCCCTCCATCTTGTCGCGCAACTCGGTCAGGCCGTCGATGCGCGCCTGAATGGCGTCTTTCCACCCGGCCACCATGGCGCTGACATCGGCGGCGCTGGGTTGTTTGCCGGGCGGGATCGGTTTCAGCAATTCGGCGATCTCGGCCAATGAGAACCCCAGATCCTGCGCCACCTTTATGATCGCGATCCGGCGCAGGATATCGCGGGAATAGCGGCGCTGGTTGCCATCGCTCCGCTCGGCCCCGATCAGCCCTTTCTTCTCGTAGAAATGGAGTGTCGAGACGGGCACGCCGCTGCGCTCTGCCACCTGGCCGACCGACAGGATTCCGGGCGGTTTTGTCGCTTTCTGCATCTGCATAATCCGCTTGACCTCAACTTAGGTTGAGGTCCTATACGAGGTGTCGGCTTGCCGGTGCAAGCCCCCCGGCCAAGTGGTCGGGGTGGGTTCGGGGCCGACGCGCGCATTGCCCGCGCGGCTCCGGTCGGAACGGAGCAGACGGAAGAATGACGGAAACCAACAAGATCGCGCTGGTCAGCGGCGCGAACCGCGGTATCGGAGAGGCGGTTGCCGCCGGTCTGGCGCGCGCAGGCGTGCATGTGTTGATGGGCTGCCGCGATCTGCACAAAGGCGCGGCCGCCGCGGCGCCGCTGATCGCCGAAGGGTTGCAGGTGACGCCCGTGTCGCTGGACGTGACCGATGGGGCCAGCGTTGCGGCGCTGGCAAGCCAGATCGAGCAGACCCACGGGCGGCTGGACATTCTGGTGAACAATGCCGGTGTGGGGCTGGACTATGTCCCCGACCTTTCCCCGGTCGAGAAGATCGAGCAGACGCTGGCGATCAACGTGGTCGGCGGCCTGCGCCTGACCGAGGCGATGGTGCCATTGCTTGGCAAGAGCGCCCATCCGCGGATCGTGAACGTGTCGTCGGAACTGGCGTCCTTCGGTCTGCGCCATGATCCGGACTGGGAGCATGGCGACAAGATCATGCCCACCTATGCCGCGTCCAAGGCTGCGGTGAATGCGCTGACCGTCAGCTATGCCGCGGCGCTGGCCGGGCAGGGCATCAAGGTCAACGCGATCTGCCCGGGCTATACGGCGACGGCGGCCACGAACTTCATGCCCGACCGGACGCCGGAGCAGGCGGCGGTGATCGTGCTGCGCATGGCGCTGCTTGAGGATGACGGGCCCACGGGCGGGTTCTTCAACGATCAGGGCGCGTTGCCGTGGTAATCGGGGCGTCGTGACGAACAGCGGTATGGGCCGGTCTGGCCCATACCGAAAACCGGCGATCACTCGGCCCGTTCGATCCTGACCGGGATGTCGCCCTTGCGGGCCAGCGCATCCATCGGCCCATCGAACGCCCCCAGCCTCACAAGCCCGCGGGAGGACGGGAACGGTTTGAGGAAGATCGCCAGATTGCCCCAAGGCGCGTAAAGCGTGATATCGCCCGTTTCCGGTTTGTAGCTGGCCGGCGCGTCCGTGGTGTCGAGCTTTCGCGGCAGGTCCGCGATTTTCTCGATGCCGTGATAGTCGCTAAGGGTCAGGTCGAGCGGCAGCAGCGCGGCAAAGTCGTGCCCCACGGTCGTGTCATCAAGGGTGGCGGGCAGAACCTTGTCGCCAACGATAACGTTGATCCGGGTCATGGCAGGTCCCTCTCTGGGGTCGGTTGCGTGGGCGGGCCAGGTTGCGCCGAAGAAAACCACCGCCGCGGCCACTGACAGGCGACCAGTTTTCATCCGGGGTCCCTCCCATTGCTTCGGGGCGTCTCTGGCAAGTTTCGCCGCGCCGGAGGCTTCCCCCCCCGGCGCGGCACCGTCATTCTTATGCCTGCGTCATGTCGATGACATAGCGATAGCGCGCCTGTTTCTTGACCACCTTCGGGTAGGCGTCAGTGATCTGGTCGGGCGTGATCATCTCATACTCTGCCCCGATCCCGTGATGGGCGGCAAAGTCGATCACGGCCTGGGTTTCCGCGATGCCCCCGATCATCGAGCCTGCAAGGCTCTGCCGGCCAAAGCCCATCAGCATGCCTTGCGCGCCTTCGACCGGGAACAGCGCGCCGACATTGACCAGCGTCTTGTCGAGCTTCAGCAGGTTCAGGAATTGCTGCATCGGATAGGCCACCGGCACGGTCGACAGCATCAGGTCGAACGACCCCATGTTCCTCGCCATCGCGGCCTCGTCCGACCACAGATAGGCCTCCGCCGCGCCAAAGCGCTTGGCATCGGCGATCTTGTCCTCGGTTGTGGTGAAGACGACGACCTCGGCCCCCTTGGCCGCGGCCAGCTTTACCGCCATGTGGCCCAGCCCGCCCATGCCGATCACGCCGAAGCGCTCACCGGGCTGCAGGTCCCAGTGGTTGATCGGCGAAAACGTGGTGATGCCCGCGCACAGAAGCGGCGCGAAACCGGGCAGGTCCACCCCCGGCGGGATGCGCAGGGCGAAGTCTTCCTTCACGACGATCTTCTTCGAATAGCCGCCATAGGTGACCCCGCCCGAGATCTTGTCCTCGGAGCCATAGGTGAAGGTGGTGCCGTTCAGGCAGTTCTGTTCGCGGTCGGCCCGGCAGTTGGCGCATTCCCCGCAACTGTCGACCATGCAGCCGACGCCGGCATAGTCGCCCTCGCGGAACTTGATGACCTCCGCGCCCACGCCGACGACGCGGCCGACCATCTCATGCCCCGGTACGCAGGGGTAAACCGGCGCGCCCCAGTCGCCATGCACGGTGTGGATGTCGGAATGGCAGATCGAAGAATACATGATCTCGATCACCACATCCTTCGGCCCTGCCGCGCGGCGGGTGATGGTGTGGGGCGTGAAGTCGCCGCTGGCGTCAAACGCGGCCCAGGCCTGTACCTGCGATTGCGCCTTGGGGTCGGCTTCGGATTGCGCGCGGGCCTCGCCAGCCAAGGCGGCGCCAGCCAGCGGCGCGGCGGCCAGGGCGGCGCCGGAGCGCAGGAATCTGCGGCGGCTTTCGCCCCCGCGGGTCAGGAATTCAGCGGTTGTCTTGCAGGCATCGCACATCTTGTCAGTCCTCGATCCGGGTAAACTTGCTTTCCGGTCAGGTCGTACCCGCCGGGTCTCCCTGAAGATGGACCGGACCGGGTCGCAGGATAATCGCGGCTGAGTTCACCTCACCCATGAAGTGCGATCATGAATGAGGCGCCGGCCGACAGCTGTTTTCGTGAGCGCGCCTCATGACCGGTATCGGGCGGCAGGGGATTATCCGCAGGCTGCGAGCGCCTAGCTCTTGCCCATCGGCCGGGACTGTCCCCGGCCCTTGGCCGCAAGGCCGCCTCACATCGAAAGGAGACGACCTGATGACCCGGACACTTGCATCCCTTGCGCTGATCCTTGCCGCCCCCGCGGCGCTGGCGCAATCCATGGACGTTACCAAAGCGGAGGACCTCGCCGGGCGGATCGGCGGCGCCGAGACCTTTACCGGCACCGTTTACGTCGCGCCGGTCTTCGGGCCAGACATGGCGTCGGTCAACGCGGGAGAGGTGACCTTCCTGCCCGGCGCACGCTCGGCATGGCATACCCATCCCGGCGGGCAGAAACTGATCGTGACCGCGGGCACCGGCTGGGTGCAGGAGCGCGGCCAGCCCAGGCAGGTCATGCAGACCGGCGATGTCGTCTGGTGCCCGCCGGGCGTCGAACACTGGCACGGCGCAACCGATACGACGGCCGTGACCCATTATGCCATTCAGGAGGTGGTCGATGGATCGGCCGTGACCTGGGGCGCCTTGGTCACCGATGCCGAATACGCCGAGTGACCGGGTTCCGGGCCGCGGACATTATCCTGCGGCCCGGCGTTTCGGCCCTGCGCTGCGCAACCCGAAAAGGCCGATGGCTTTGATGATCCAAGCGCATATATACTGAAAGCCCCCCGTCATGATCTTGCCCCCTCAGATCGAGGCGACCCTTATGCTGCGTGAGAACATCAACGACCTGATCGCACTGGCCGCCGTGGCCGAGGAGCGCAGTTTCACCCGCGCCGCCGCGCGGCTGAACGTGTCGCAATCGGCGCTGAGCCACACGATCAAGGGGCTGGAGGCGCGGCTTGGTCTGCGCCTGCTCACCCGCACCACGCGATCCGTCGCGCCGACGCTGGAGGCAGAGGATCTGCTGGCAACGCTCAACCCCTGTTTCGAGAAGATCGAGGCACGGCTGAAGGCGCTGAACGAGGCCCGCGACCAGCCCACCGGCACAGTGCGCATCGTGGCCGTGGAATATGCCATTGAATCTCTTCTCTGGCCCAAGCTCTCGCCGGTGCTGAAGCGATACCCTTCGGTGAATGTCGAGTTCGTGATGGATTACGGCTTTACCGATCTGGCGCAGTCGCAATGCGATGCGGGCGTGCGCTATGGCGATCAGGTCAGCGACGGCATGATCTCGATGCGGATCGGCCCAGACGAACGCATGATCTGCGTCGGCGCGCCGGAGTATTTCGCGGCGGCGGGTGTGCCCGAGACCCCGCAGGCTCTGGCCGATCACCGCTGCATCAACCTGCGCCTGTCCACCCATGGTGCTCTCTATGCCTGGGAGTTCGAGGATGCCGAGGGGAACGAGATGAAGGTCAAGGTGCAGGGGCAGGTCTGTTTCAACACGGTCAATCCGGTGATGCGGGCCGCTGTCGACGGGCACGGGCTGGCGCTGATCCCCGAACGGCTGGCTGCCGATCATCTGGCCTCGGGCGCGCTTGCGACCTGTCTCGACGCCTACTGCCCGTCCTTTCCGGGCTTCCACCTCTACTATCCCAGCCGCCAGCGCCCGTCCTCGGCCTTCGAGGTGGTGCTGGAGGCGCTGCGCGAACGGGCGTGATCCATTCATGAACAGCGGTCATGGGTGGCGTGATCATCTGGGCCATTAAGCCCGGCGCGATTTGCGCCACATCTGTCGGCAAGACACGCCATGCTGACAGGAGTTCCCATGAAAACGCAGATCGCCGCCGCCTCCCTCGCCCTGATCTCCACCGGTGCTGCCGCACAGGAAGTTGCCCGCACCCTGCCCGAGGCCGTGGGCCGCGTCGCCCCGGCGCTGGAAGCCTATACCACCGATGACCTTTTTGGGTCTGTCTGGACGGGCGAAGACCTCTCCGCCCGTGACCGGGCGCTGGTCACCTTCGCCGCGCTGATGACCCGGCACGAGATCGATACGCTCGGGGCGCACGTGGTGCTGGCGCTCGACGCGGGCGTGACACCGGCGGAGTTGTCGGAAACCATCACCCATCTGGCCTTCTACACCGGCTGGGGCAATGCCACCGCCGCGGCCGAGGCCGCCGCGCCCGTCTTTGCCGATCGCGGGATCACCGCCGCGAACCTGCCCGGCGCCGATCCCGAGTTGCTGCCGCTGAATGAAGAGGCCGAGGCCGCGCGCGAAAGCTTCGTCAAGGGCACCTATGGCGCGGTCAGCATGGGCGTTGTCGATACCACGCGGGAGCTGTTGTTCCGCGACCTCTGGTTGCGCCCCGACCTTGCGCCGCGCGACCGCAGCCTTGTGACCGTCGCGGCCCTGATCGCCGCGGGCCAGCCCGAGCAGATGACCTTTCACCTCAACCGCGCGATGGACAACGGGCTGACGCAAGGAGAGGCCGGCGCGATGCTGTCGCACCTCGCGTTCTACGCCGGCTGGCCCAAGGTCTTTTCCGCGCTGCCCGTGGCCAAGGACGTGTTCGAAAGCCGCAGCGAGTAACCCGAAAGGAGGCGCAGATGAAGATCGGCATTCTGGGATCGGGCCTGATGGGCGGCAAGCTGGGTACGCTTTGGGCGGCCTCTGGCCATGACGTGACCTTTGCCTATGCCCGCAACCGGGCCAAGCTGGAGCGGCTGGCCCGCGACAGCGGCGCGGCCCACGGCACGGTGGCGGAGGCCGTCGCAGGCGCCGACGCGCTTTTGCTGTCCGTCCACTGGTCGCGCATCGGCGACGTGCTGGATCAGGCGGGCGATCTGGCCGGCCAAGTCGTGCTGAACTGCTGCGTGCCGCTTGACGACGCGAACCGCGATCTGGTGGTCGGCACGACCTCCTCCGGCGCGGAAGAACTGGCGCGTATGCGGCCCCGGGCGCGCTGGGTGTCCTGTTTCAACACCACGCCCTCGGAAAGCTTCGGCCCCGTCTTTGCGCAGAAGGGCGCGATCACACCGCCCCATGTCTTCACCTATGGCGACGATGAAGGGGCGAAAGAGATCGCTGGCGGCCTGATCCGCGACATCGGATTTGAACCGCTCGACACCGGCGGCCTGCGCAATGGCCGCTTTGTCGAACCCTTCGCCATGGCCACGGTGGAGCTGGCCTATGTCCAGCCCGGCGGCCCGGCGCTGACCTACCGTTTCGAAAAACTGCGCGGCTGAGGCTGCGCACAGAACAAGGAGAAAACCATGAAGATCATCCGTTCCGGCACCACCCCCTCGATGAAAGGCCCCGAGGACTGGTTCACCGGCACCGTCCGCGTGGACATGCTGTTTCAGGCCGAGGAGCCGGGCCGCACCGGCGGCAGCCATGTGACGTTTGAGCCCGGCGCGCGCACCGCCTGGCACACCCACCCCGCGGGCCAGACCATCCTGATCACCTTCGGCCGCGGCTGGGTGCAGCGTGAGGGTGGCCCGGTCGAAGAGGTCACCCAAGGCGATGTCGTCTGGTTCCCCGCCGGCGAAAAACACTGGCACGGCGCCAGCCCTGAAACGGCAATGAGCCATATCGCCATCCAGGAAAGCATCGACGGCAGCCCGGTGACATGGATGGAGAAGGTCGCAGACGAAGACTACAACGGCTGATCCGCAAAAGCCGGGATGCGGGTTGGATCGGCATCCATGAAATCCGCTCATGAGTGCTTGCAAAATCAGCCCGATTATCCCGCCGTATTCGTTTGACTAAATCAATTCCAGACGGGCGGCCAACGCCGCCCTAACGGGTGTTGCTCTTCGGAGCGACAAGAGAAAGGGAACCAAAGATGATACTTCAAGACACGCAAACCCTGCCGAATGGCGTGGCGATCCCCAAGCTCGCCCTTGGCACATGGATGATCGACGACGACAAGGTGGTCGAGGCCGTCAAGGCCGCGGTCGAGATCGGCTATCGCCATATCGACACCGCGCAGGCCTATGGCAACGAACGCGGCGTGGGCGAGGGCGTGCGCACCTGTGGTGTGCCGCGCGAAGACCTGTTCGTGCAGACCAAGCTGGCCGCCGAGGTGAAGGACTATGACGGCGCCAAGGCCGCCATCGAGGGTTCGCTTGAAACGCTGGGCCTCGACTACATCGACCTGATGATCATCCACAGTCCGAAGCCCTGGGCGGACTGGGCCGGCGAGGACCGCTTTTTCGAGGGCAACCTTGCGGCGTGGAAAGCGCTGGAAGAGGCACTGGAGGCGGGCAAGATCCGCGCCATCGGCGTGTCGAACTTTCAGAAGGCAGACCTCGACAACCTGCTGGAGAACGCCACCGTCAAGCCGATGATCAACCAGGTGCTGGCCCATATCGGCAACACGCCGTTCGAGCTGATCGACTATGCCAAGAGCAAGGGGATGCTGGTCGAGGCCTATTCGCCCATCGCCCATGGCAAGATCCTCGACAATGCCGAAATCGGTGCGATGGCCGCGAAATACGGCGTCAGCATCCCGCAGCTTTGCATCCGCTACATCCTGCAGCTTGACCTGCTGGCGCTGCCCAAGACGGCGAACCCGGATCACATGAAGACAAACGCCGATGTGGATTTCGAGATCTCGGCGGAGGACATGGAGGTGCTGAAGGCGATTACCGACAAGGATTATGGCGACGCCAGCGTCTTCCCGGTCTATAGCGGAACGGCCTGAGTCGTTTCGGCCGTCCGCGGCGCGGATGGCGGGCGAAATCTGGATGCCGAAGTCGGGCTGGACCTGCTTCGGGAGCCTCGCTCGCTCTCCATCCCGGCGGCGTCGCGGCCGCATTGGGCCACAAGACGCCAGAGCAGATGTACGAAACCTTCGATGGCGCCGCGGGCGGACGCGCGCAGCGTGTTGGTCTTTTCGGACAGTGTGCCCGGGCAAGGCTGCAAAATCGCATCACGGGCGGGCGCGTCGCGTCATTCACACCCCAAGGAGCCTGTCGATATGCTCCGGCCCTGCGGGGCGGATGCCTGTGGGGTTCAGTGCCTTGATCGCGTAGTAGCCGCGCGTGATGTGGTCCATGTTCACCGTTTCCCGCACCCCCGGCAGGGTCAGGACGCGTTCCATATGGGCCGAAAGGCGGGGGTAGTCGGCGATCCGGCGGCGGTTGGTTTTGAAGAGGCCGTGATAGGCGGCATCGAACCGGATCAGGGTGACGAAGACCCGGATGTCTGTCTCGGTCAACCGGTCGCCGAACAGGTAGTCACCGGTCAGACGCGCCTCCAGCATGTCCAGGGTTTCGAAAACGCCTGCCACGGCCTCGTCATATGCGGCTTGTGTGCTGGCAAACCCGGCCTTGTAGACGCCGTTGTTCAATCGGTCGTAGACCTCGGCATTCAGCGCGTCGATCTCTGGCGCCAGATCCTGCGGGTACAGGCGCAGGTCTGAGGGGGCGAGAGGATCGAATGCGGTGTCGAACATGCGCAGGATGTCGGCGCTTTCGTTGTTCACCATCACGCCCTGTTTCATGTCCCACAGGACCGGCACGGTCGCGCGACCGGTGAAGTGGGGATCGGCACGAGTGTAGATCTGGTGCAGGTATTCCGCACCGAAGAGCGGGTCCTCGCCCGCGCCGGGATAGCCGCCGAACCGCCAGCCCTGATCGGACATCACCGGGTTGACCACAGTGATAGGGATCAGGTCGTCCAGCCCCTTGAGCTTTCGCGCGATCAGCGTGCGCGAGGCCCAGGGGCAGATCAGTGCCACGTAAAGACGATAGCGGCCCGCTTCGGCCTTGAACCCGCCGTCACCGGTCGGTCCGGCGCTGCCATCGGGCGTGATCCAGTTGCGAAAGCTCGATACCTGCCGCACGAACCGGCCCTTGTCGTCGGCCTGCTGCACGGGTTGCCAGGTCTCGGCCCATTTTCCGTCTACGAGCATCGGATGTCTCCTTGTCAGGCGTGGAACACGAAGGAGCGCATCGAGACCGAGGCAAGGTCGATGGCGTCCGTCATGAAGGTCAGGTCGTCGCGTGCGTCGGACGCACCGGCGATGGTCAGCGCGGGCAGGTAGTGATCGACCGTCGGATGCGCCCTTGTCAGCAGAGAGCCCAGCCCGTTGCGATCCGTCAGCGCCGCGAAGTCGCGGTCCGTCAGTCGGTCGGCAAAGAGCGCGTCGAATTCCAGCGCGAAATCATGGGGCTTTCCGCCCATCCGCATGGCGCCAAGGTTGTGCACCACGTTGCCAGAGCCGAGGATCAGCACCCCGCGATCGCGCAGATCTGACAGCGTGCGGCCGATCTCGATCTGATGGTCCAGCCCGCGTGACATGTCGATGGACACCTGAAAGACCGGCACATCGGCCCCGGGATAGAGGTATTTCAGAACGGACCACGCCCCGTGGTCGAGCCCCCAGCGGTCATCCTCTGCGCCATGGTGGCTGGCGAGGATCGAGGCCACTTCGCGGGCCAGGTCCGGGGCGCCGGGCGCGGGGTATTGCTGCGCATAGAGCGCCTGCGGGAAGCCGTAGAAATCGTGGATCGTCTTTGGCATCGCCGAGATGTCGACCAGCGTCGTCCCATGGGTCATCCAGTGGGCCGAGACGACGAGGATCGCCTTGGGCCGCGGCAGGCTCTGGCCGAGGTCGGTCCAGGCGCGGCTATAGGCGGTGTCTTCGATGGCGTTCATCGGGCTGCCGTGGCCAAGGAAGACAAGCGGCATCCGGTCGGAGGGGGAGAGCCTGTCCTTGAGGCTAGAAAGCGTGTGCGTGACAGACATGGCAGGTCCTTTCATGGGGCGGTGGCGTTTGGGGGGTGGCGCACCGGGGGGGCGGTGCGCCAGGGCGTCAGCGGTAGGAGAAGAGGTACATGCCCACCAGTTCCGCGTTCTTCGGCGTGGCATATTCGAACCCGTAGTAGTCGCCGTATTCCGGGCGAAGCTTGTCGGTGGCATAGGTGCCGACCTCGGCAATCCAGTTCGACAGATAGGCGGTATGCGCGTTCAGGCGGGCCGGGTCGTCGATCCCCGCGCCCCAGGGCACATTGCCAAGCGCCTCTCCCACGGCGGCCTCAAGATCGTTCAGGAACTGGCGGTAGAAGGCGATGTCCGCCCGAGCGCCGACATTGCCGTGCCCACCGGAGAGATAGTCCCAGTCGAGCGCATCGATCTGGTCGATCAGGTCGCGATAGCCCAGGTAACCTTCGGCCCCGGCAAAGGACCAGAACGGCGGCTGGTCGGGGTTGATGACGTCGGGTGCATGCACCACGCCTGTACCCTCCAGCACATAGGCCGCGTGGTCATGGGCATGGGCGTCTGCGCTGAACGGCACGACACGTACCGTCAGCCCTTCGAAGTCAACGCTGTTCGCGTCTGCAGGGATCACCTCGGTCGGCCGCGGCAGGTGGGAGCCCAACCGATCCATCAATTCCGCGGTCGCCTCGGTCGCGATGACGCGCACGCCCGGGTTCGCCTCGATCAATGCGGCGGCATCGGCGATGTGGTCCGCGTGGTCGTGACTGTAAAGGATCGCGGTGATCGGCAGATCCGTGACCTCATCCACCGCGGCCTCAAGCGCCGCGGCGCGTCCCTCCAGCGCGTCGAACATCAGAACGCCGGTGTCGCCAACATAGAAGACGGTGCCGTAAAACTGGCTCTGGAAGAAATACACCCGGTCGGAGAGACGTTGCAGGATGTAGTCCTGCGTGACGTTCTTGGTGTAGAGGTTTTCGATTTTCTCGCCGGGGGCCAGCGCCTCGGTCACGGATTCGGCAACATAGGTGGCGTCAACGGTCGAGGGGCTTTCCTTGACGCCTTGGGCCATCGCGGGAGTGCCAAGTGCCAGCCCGAGTGCAAGGGCAGAGGTCAGGGTAATGCGATACATGGGGTCGATCCTTGTGGGCATGCGGATGTGAGGGGGATGGGCGCCCGTTGGCGCCGACGGCCGGTCAGGCGAACCGGCCCAGACGTTTTTCCAGCGCGGGGATGTTCAGCGCATAGGCACCGGCGCCCAGAAGCGCGATGCTCAGTTGCGCGACGATCCAGAAGACCGGGAATTCCCAGCCGCCGCCTTCGCCCGAGAACACCCAGCCATTGCCCGAATGCACCCAGGTCGCGCCCAGCAGAACCGGGATCAGCGCCAGCGCCACCGGCCGCGTGGCCACGCCTAGGATCAGTGCAAGCCCGCCGATCAACTCTGCGGCGATGGTCAGGTAGGCCAGTCCACCGGGCAGGCCGAGGCTTTCGAAATAGCCGACGGTGCCTGCAACGGTGAAGACGTTCACCTTGAGCAGGCCGTGGGCCAGGAACAGGACGCCGCTGGAAACGCGCAGGAGCGTGGCGGCATGGGCGGTTTGGGAGGCTGTGGTCATCTCTTGTCTCCGGTCAGGCGCCCTTCCGGCCGTTTGGGCGAAGGCGCGGTTTCTCTGACACGGAACCTAAGGCTTGCCATTAAGCCGCAAAATGGCGTTAGTATTGAATGACTATCTTCATTTTGTTCTCAGTTGGCGTTCAGTGGACATCGTCGATGAACTCAGGGCTTTCGTGGCCACGGCCAAGACAGGGTCCTTCACGGCGGCCGCCGACCAGCTTGGCGTGTCGAACCGGCTGACCTCGAAATACGTGGCGGAACTGGAACGGCGGCTTGGTGTCCGGCTGTTCCAGCGCACCACCCGGAAGGTTGGGCTTACCTCGGCCGGCGATGACCTGCTGGCCCGCGCCCCGGCCCTTCTGGATGAGTTGGACGATCTGCTGGCC
The genomic region above belongs to Rhodovulum sp. P5 and contains:
- a CDS encoding MDR family MFS transporter, giving the protein MSEPSAPHLQVAHRGWLTAAIMLATVMQVLDTTIANVALPHMAASLSASQEEITWVLTSYIVAAAVATPLTGWMAATLGRRAVFVTAIAGFTGASLLCGMATSLPEMVAFRIVQGIFGAVLVPLAQSVILDINPKEKIGQAMAIYGAGIMVGPIAGPTLGGWLTESFNWRFVFLVNLPIGILALLGVLIFMPRDETRRRPFDFFGFAMLAIALAALQLMLDRGQQADWFASLEIWTYLVLMLSGFWVFLIHCWTAEHPFIDLRMFRDRNLSLGLVFIFMIGLTLFSGLALLPPLLQHIMGYPVVTTGLVMAPRGVGTMISMILAGRLVNRVGAQRLILVGLALSIWSLWMMAGFETSMDSRPVIVSGFIQGLGLGLVFVPLSTLTFATIAQDYRGDATAMFSLLRNVGSGVGISIVTTTLSRMISVNHEELAGRLTMDAPQVLRDVPGLVGHNPTVAAQVETLVTQQASMIAYADNFVLMLIFTACVIPIALLLRAPKAAPV
- the soxR gene encoding redox-sensitive transcriptional activator SoxR, which gives rise to MQKATKPPGILSVGQVAERSGVPVSTLHFYEKKGLIGAERSDGNQRRYSRDILRRIAIIKVAQDLGFSLAEIAELLKPIPPGKQPSAADVSAMVAGWKDAIQARIDGLTELRDKMEGCIGCGCLSKEDCPLRNPDDRLGAAASGPALLTAGRGRSRP
- a CDS encoding SDR family NAD(P)-dependent oxidoreductase; translated protein: MTETNKIALVSGANRGIGEAVAAGLARAGVHVLMGCRDLHKGAAAAAPLIAEGLQVTPVSLDVTDGASVAALASQIEQTHGRLDILVNNAGVGLDYVPDLSPVEKIEQTLAINVVGGLRLTEAMVPLLGKSAHPRIVNVSSELASFGLRHDPDWEHGDKIMPTYAASKAAVNALTVSYAAALAGQGIKVNAICPGYTATAATNFMPDRTPEQAAVIVLRMALLEDDGPTGGFFNDQGALPW
- a CDS encoding cyclophilin-like fold protein, giving the protein MTRINVIVGDKVLPATLDDTTVGHDFAALLPLDLTLSDYHGIEKIADLPRKLDTTDAPASYKPETGDITLYAPWGNLAIFLKPFPSSRGLVRLGAFDGPMDALARKGDIPVRIERAE
- a CDS encoding NAD(P)-dependent alcohol dehydrogenase, with amino-acid sequence MCDACKTTAEFLTRGGESRRRFLRSGAALAAAPLAGAALAGEARAQSEADPKAQSQVQAWAAFDASGDFTPHTITRRAAGPKDVVIEIMYSSICHSDIHTVHGDWGAPVYPCVPGHEMVGRVVGVGAEVIKFREGDYAGVGCMVDSCGECANCRADREQNCLNGTTFTYGSEDKISGGVTYGGYSKKIVVKEDFALRIPPGVDLPGFAPLLCAGITTFSPINHWDLQPGERFGVIGMGGLGHMAVKLAAAKGAEVVVFTTTEDKIADAKRFGAAEAYLWSDEAAMARNMGSFDLMLSTVPVAYPMQQFLNLLKLDKTLVNVGALFPVEGAQGMLMGFGRQSLAGSMIGGIAETQAVIDFAAHHGIGAEYEMITPDQITDAYPKVVKKQARYRYVIDMTQA
- a CDS encoding cupin domain-containing protein produces the protein MTRTLASLALILAAPAALAQSMDVTKAEDLAGRIGGAETFTGTVYVAPVFGPDMASVNAGEVTFLPGARSAWHTHPGGQKLIVTAGTGWVQERGQPRQVMQTGDVVWCPPGVEHWHGATDTTAVTHYAIQEVVDGSAVTWGALVTDAEYAE
- a CDS encoding LysR family transcriptional regulator; this encodes MILPPQIEATLMLRENINDLIALAAVAEERSFTRAAARLNVSQSALSHTIKGLEARLGLRLLTRTTRSVAPTLEAEDLLATLNPCFEKIEARLKALNEARDQPTGTVRIVAVEYAIESLLWPKLSPVLKRYPSVNVEFVMDYGFTDLAQSQCDAGVRYGDQVSDGMISMRIGPDERMICVGAPEYFAAAGVPETPQALADHRCINLRLSTHGALYAWEFEDAEGNEMKVKVQGQVCFNTVNPVMRAAVDGHGLALIPERLAADHLASGALATCLDAYCPSFPGFHLYYPSRQRPSSAFEVVLEALRERA